From Butyricimonas paravirosa, one genomic window encodes:
- a CDS encoding NifB/NifX family molybdenum-iron cluster-binding protein, translating to MKIAVPTRENVVDDHFGHCAYYTLFTVDDDKNITNTETLPSPQGCGCKSNIASVLKEKGVTVMLAGSMGDGALKVLSDQGIKVFRGCKGDVRKIAEGYLKGFILDSGIGCHHHHEGGEHQCSHHKEVD from the coding sequence ATGAAAATTGCAGTACCAACAAGAGAAAACGTTGTTGATGATCATTTTGGACATTGCGCGTATTACACGCTGTTCACGGTAGATGACGATAAAAATATCACGAATACAGAAACACTCCCTTCTCCACAAGGATGCGGTTGTAAATCGAACATAGCTTCTGTGCTGAAAGAAAAAGGGGTTACCGTGATGCTTGCCGGCAGCATGGGTGACGGGGCTTTAAAGGTATTAAGTGACCAAGGAATTAAGGTTTTCCGTGGTTGTAAAGGGGATGTCCGGAAAATAGCGGAAGGTTATTTGAAAGGGTTTATCCTAGATTCCGGCATCGGTTGCCACCATCATCATGAGGGTGGTGAACACCAATGTAGTCATCATAAAGAGGTTGACTAA
- a CDS encoding bifunctional methionine sulfoxide reductase B/A protein — protein sequence MRKIILFLMLFLVNYMIMAQKKELTADEKQVIIYKGTERPFTGKYYDFKAKGTYVCKQCGSPLYRSEDKFDSRCGWPSFDDEIPGAVKRVPDADGRRTEIVCAHCGAHLGHVFTGEGLTPKNTRHCVNSISMEFIPAEELKIDTAIFAGGCFWGVEYYMKKAPGVLAVESGYIGGKVEDPSYEEVCEGNTGHVEAVRVLFDTSKTDYETLTKLFFEIHDPTQQDHQGPDYGEQYRSEIFYNSPEQKAVAEKLIQELKEKGYAVVTRLAPATTFWVAEDYHQNYYTRKRTLPYCHGYTRRF from the coding sequence ATGAGAAAAATTATATTATTCTTGATGTTGTTTTTAGTAAACTACATGATTATGGCACAAAAGAAAGAGTTGACAGCGGATGAAAAACAAGTGATTATTTATAAGGGGACGGAGAGACCTTTCACGGGTAAATATTATGATTTTAAAGCGAAAGGGACATACGTTTGCAAACAATGCGGGAGCCCGCTTTACCGTTCGGAGGATAAGTTTGATTCCCGGTGCGGGTGGCCGAGTTTTGATGATGAGATTCCGGGAGCGGTGAAACGGGTACCGGATGCTGATGGGAGGCGGACGGAGATTGTCTGCGCTCATTGTGGAGCGCACTTGGGACACGTGTTCACGGGTGAGGGACTTACCCCAAAGAATACCCGTCATTGTGTGAATTCGATTTCGATGGAATTTATTCCTGCCGAAGAATTGAAAATAGACACGGCTATTTTTGCCGGGGGATGTTTCTGGGGAGTGGAGTATTACATGAAAAAGGCACCCGGCGTGCTTGCCGTTGAGTCCGGGTACATTGGTGGAAAAGTGGAAGATCCGTCTTACGAGGAAGTATGTGAGGGAAACACGGGACACGTGGAGGCGGTACGAGTGTTGTTTGATACATCGAAGACTGATTACGAGACGTTGACAAAGTTGTTTTTCGAGATACATGATCCCACGCAACAAGATCACCAAGGTCCGGATTACGGGGAGCAATACCGTTCGGAAATTTTCTACAATAGTCCGGAACAGAAGGCCGTAGCTGAAAAGCTGATACAAGAGTTAAAAGAGAAAGGCTATGCGGTGGTGACCCGGTTAGCTCCGGCTACAACATTTTGGGTGGCAGAGGATTATCATCAGAATTACTATACTAGGAAAAGGACTTTGCCTTATTGTCATGGATATACGAGGCGATTTTGA
- the ispE gene encoding 4-(cytidine 5'-diphospho)-2-C-methyl-D-erythritol kinase — protein MVIFPNAKINIGLFVTEKRSDGFHNLETVFYPIDLRDILEITEVKGEKGRCVFTSTGIPIDCPPEKNLVSKAYAILAAEYDLSSVDVHLHKIIPYGAGLGGGSADAAFMLVGLNQLFSLGLNEEQLMGYAARVGSDCPFFVLNHPVFAFGKGELMETIDLSLKDYHMVLVKPNRGVSTPEAYRGITPRAASFDLRELGKLPVEQWTGVVVNDFENSVIPKVPEIEEVKNILRDLGAIYVSMTGSGSAVYGLFRHPVEAEKAFPEYFVWQSE, from the coding sequence ATGGTAATATTTCCGAATGCAAAGATTAATATAGGGTTGTTTGTCACGGAGAAGAGATCGGATGGATTTCATAACCTAGAAACTGTTTTTTATCCGATTGATCTTCGGGATATACTGGAAATCACGGAAGTGAAGGGTGAGAAAGGGCGTTGCGTTTTTACTTCCACGGGAATCCCGATAGATTGCCCGCCGGAAAAAAACTTGGTGAGTAAGGCATACGCTATTCTGGCAGCCGAGTACGATTTGTCCTCGGTGGATGTGCATTTGCATAAGATCATACCGTATGGTGCCGGACTGGGTGGTGGTTCTGCCGATGCCGCTTTTATGCTGGTTGGGTTGAATCAGCTTTTTTCCTTGGGGTTGAACGAGGAACAATTAATGGGATATGCAGCTAGGGTGGGAAGTGATTGTCCTTTTTTCGTTTTGAATCATCCCGTGTTTGCTTTTGGGAAAGGCGAGTTGATGGAAACAATAGATTTGTCATTAAAGGACTATCATATGGTACTTGTGAAACCGAATCGGGGAGTTTCTACTCCCGAGGCATACCGGGGAATAACGCCTCGTGCGGCCTCTTTTGATTTACGAGAATTGGGAAAATTGCCGGTAGAACAATGGACCGGAGTGGTTGTGAATGATTTTGAAAATTCCGTGATTCCTAAAGTCCCGGAAATAGAAGAAGTAAAGAATATATTACGGGATCTGGGTGCGATTTATGTTTCCATGACTGGAAGTGGATCAGCCGTTTACGGGTTGTTCCGTCATCCTGTGGAGGCAGAAAAGGCGTTTCCGGAATATTTCGTGTGGCAAAGCGAGTGA
- a CDS encoding cation:proton antiporter, whose translation MKRNNTNYWIYLGMMTVFCALIYFALCTGQHIDHSEVSSTVSTEMSSFELFKRIISDNLTNSLTILLLQIIVILITVRIFSFLFKYIGQPGVMGEIVAGIVLGPSLLGYFFPEFSAALFPPESLMNLNLLSQIGLVLFMFVIGLELDFSVIKDKLNETLVISHAGIVVPFFLGVVAAIWVYADYGAQQAEFLPFAMFIGISMSITAFPVLARIVQERNMTKSPVGMLSIASAANDDVTAWCLLAIVIALAKAGSFVSALYTIALTLVYIAFMFMVMRPFLRKIGDIYANSEVINKTFVGFIFLFLVLSSVATEIIGIHALFGAFIAGVVMPTNIGFRKVMMEKVEDISLVFFLPLFFAFSGLHTEIGLINTPELWGVCLLFIVVAIAGKFGGCTLAARAVGENWKDSLIVGTLMNTRGLMQLVALNIGFEMGILSAQMFVVLLIMSLLTTFMATPMLSLVEKIFAKQEEKAHHHEKVLLSFGRPETGRTLLGMADLLLGHRLQNSQLIATHFTLGTDLNPAKAEEFAEESFIPLREEARHLNLQVDERYQVTDKLIQEMIHVAKKEHVDYLFVGAGQQFMQDNSTAPGKLGKRFTTIARWLKQLKDRPLHLPGTLLRQKLESIMDHVDCSVGIFVNRGFTQASNILLLVDSEDDLFLFNYARTRLGEQSMTIRICFINGQVDKQLESRIMNDFVQIDPHKFVLDKPLTMNTFIENKETLLVMSYTTCEKLSKDQELFAKLPSLLIIRPKQIEFKV comes from the coding sequence ATGAAAAGGAATAACACAAACTACTGGATATATCTCGGCATGATGACCGTCTTCTGTGCTTTGATTTACTTTGCACTTTGCACGGGTCAACATATCGATCATTCAGAAGTCAGTAGTACGGTAAGCACAGAAATGAGTTCATTTGAACTATTCAAACGAATCATTTCCGACAACCTGACAAACTCACTAACGATTTTGTTGTTACAAATCATCGTGATTTTGATCACCGTCCGTATATTCTCGTTCCTTTTCAAATACATCGGGCAACCCGGTGTTATGGGTGAAATCGTGGCCGGGATCGTCTTGGGACCTTCGTTGCTGGGATATTTCTTTCCGGAATTCTCTGCCGCACTATTCCCTCCCGAATCACTGATGAACTTGAACCTGTTAAGCCAAATCGGGTTAGTTCTGTTTATGTTTGTCATCGGACTGGAATTAGATTTCAGTGTCATAAAAGACAAACTAAACGAAACACTAGTCATCAGTCATGCTGGAATCGTGGTTCCCTTTTTTCTAGGAGTGGTAGCTGCCATCTGGGTATACGCGGACTACGGGGCACAGCAAGCGGAATTTTTACCTTTTGCCATGTTCATCGGGATAAGCATGAGTATCACGGCCTTCCCCGTGTTGGCCCGGATCGTGCAGGAACGTAATATGACAAAAAGCCCTGTCGGGATGTTATCCATAGCCTCGGCAGCCAATGATGACGTCACCGCATGGTGTTTACTGGCCATCGTGATTGCCTTAGCTAAAGCGGGAAGTTTCGTCAGCGCCCTCTACACCATTGCCTTAACGCTCGTCTATATCGCCTTCATGTTTATGGTCATGCGCCCGTTTCTGCGTAAAATCGGGGATATTTATGCCAACTCGGAAGTCATCAACAAGACCTTCGTGGGATTCATATTCCTCTTCCTCGTACTTTCGTCGGTAGCGACAGAAATCATCGGTATTCATGCCCTTTTCGGGGCATTTATCGCCGGGGTGGTCATGCCCACGAACATCGGGTTCCGTAAAGTCATGATGGAAAAGGTGGAAGACATTTCTTTAGTATTCTTCCTTCCCCTATTCTTTGCCTTTTCGGGATTACACACGGAAATCGGTTTGATTAACACACCGGAGCTATGGGGCGTGTGCTTACTGTTCATCGTGGTAGCCATTGCCGGGAAGTTTGGGGGGTGTACGCTGGCTGCACGGGCTGTAGGCGAAAACTGGAAAGATAGTCTTATCGTCGGTACGCTGATGAACACACGGGGACTTATGCAACTCGTGGCCCTGAACATCGGGTTCGAGATGGGAATCCTTTCTGCCCAAATGTTCGTGGTGTTATTGATCATGTCTTTATTGACCACGTTCATGGCAACCCCCATGTTGTCGCTCGTGGAAAAGATATTTGCCAAACAAGAGGAAAAAGCCCATCACCACGAGAAAGTCTTGCTCTCCTTTGGTCGTCCCGAAACCGGTAGAACCTTACTGGGTATGGCCGATCTTTTACTGGGACATCGCCTGCAAAACAGTCAACTTATAGCCACCCACTTCACGCTGGGAACAGACTTAAATCCTGCCAAAGCGGAAGAGTTTGCAGAAGAGAGCTTTATCCCCCTTCGGGAAGAGGCTCGACATCTGAATTTACAGGTAGACGAACGTTATCAGGTAACCGACAAACTCATTCAGGAAATGATTCACGTGGCCAAGAAAGAACACGTGGACTACCTGTTCGTCGGAGCAGGACAGCAATTCATGCAAGACAATAGCACGGCCCCCGGAAAACTGGGTAAAAGATTCACCACGATCGCCCGCTGGCTGAAACAATTAAAAGATCGCCCGTTACATTTACCGGGAACACTACTCCGGCAAAAACTGGAATCTATCATGGATCACGTGGATTGTTCCGTGGGAATCTTCGTGAACAGAGGTTTCACGCAGGCTTCCAATATCTTACTTCTTGTTGATAGTGAAGACGATTTGTTTCTCTTCAACTACGCCAGAACCCGGTTGGGCGAACAAAGCATGACCATTCGGATTTGCTTTATCAACGGACAGGTGGATAAACAACTAGAATCCAGAATCATGAATGATTTCGTTCAAATTGATCCACATAAATTTGTACTGGACAAACCATTAACCATGAACACTTTTATTGAAAATAAAGAAACCTTACTAGTGATGAGTTATACCACTTGCGAAAAGTTGTCAAAAGATCAGGAACTTTTTGCAAAGTTACCCTCACTACTAATCATAAGGCCAAAACAAATAGAATTTAAAGTTTAA
- a CDS encoding phosphatase PAP2 family protein — MLESLQALDRTVFLALNGMHTPYLDSFMYIFTSKLVWIPLYASILYVLYKNMNIRMVIFTTLMFALLIALADQTCSSILRPIFERPRPSRNPDIADMVHLVNGKRGGKFGFPSCHAANTFALACFMMLLFKNRALTTFFMLWAIVTCYTRVYVGVHYPGDLLFGTVVGFAVGAVTYGIYRFCLRVDSIANGLKFHLDRKLVKHPSHMQHTSIIIYTGLLTIAAFAVYSIWWRI, encoded by the coding sequence ATGTTAGAATCACTACAAGCACTAGATCGTACGGTATTTCTTGCCTTAAACGGAATGCACACCCCTTATTTGGATTCCTTCATGTACATATTCACAAGTAAACTTGTATGGATTCCTCTTTATGCGTCCATCCTGTACGTTTTGTACAAAAACATGAATATCCGCATGGTCATTTTCACTACTTTGATGTTCGCTTTGCTTATAGCATTGGCAGACCAAACATGTAGTTCCATCCTGCGCCCTATATTCGAACGTCCTCGACCATCACGCAACCCGGATATTGCAGACATGGTACATTTAGTCAATGGAAAGCGAGGCGGAAAATTCGGATTCCCCTCCTGCCACGCAGCTAACACGTTCGCATTAGCTTGTTTCATGATGTTACTGTTCAAGAACAGAGCCTTAACTACATTCTTTATGCTATGGGCAATTGTAACTTGTTACACGAGGGTGTACGTGGGAGTACATTATCCCGGAGATCTACTTTTCGGAACAGTTGTCGGGTTTGCCGTGGGAGCCGTCACTTATGGAATATACCGTTTCTGTCTTCGGGTGGATAGCATTGCCAACGGGCTAAAATTTCATCTAGATCGTAAACTCGTAAAACACCCATCCCACATGCAACACACGTCAATCATTATTTACACGGGATTACTCACGATTGCCGCTTTCGCCGTGTATAGTATCTGGTGGAGAATCTAA
- a CDS encoding hemolysin family protein — protein MEFLIIIGLIILNGVLAMSEIAMVSARKSRLETEAKSGNKSAQRALKLANQPDRFLSTIQIGITLIGILTGLYSGQALAGDLAVWVEKIEMLQPHALLISKTLIVIVVTYLTLIFGELVPKRIGMVAAERMAKLIAAPMDILSRIASPFVWLLSASTSFMMRLLGLNKSGENKITEEEIKAIIQESTAEGEIQEVEQDIVERVFNLGDRDLGSIMTHRSDLIWLNIQDSNETLRETVNAHLHTIYPVADTKLDNIVGIVFLKDLFGRMEAPDFNLKSIVRPPQYFPQNQSVYNAMEHLKQGHIKYGLVTDEFGSIEGIVTLQDILKALIGDLPELGEEPDIVQREDGTYLVDGQCPFYDFLAHFDMESLYANHYYNTLSGLILKILEHIPQTGEKLTWYNFEFEIVDMDAARIDKVLVKINKETD, from the coding sequence ATGGAATTTCTAATCATCATAGGACTTATCATTTTAAACGGGGTACTCGCCATGTCTGAAATAGCGATGGTCTCTGCCCGTAAATCCCGTCTTGAAACAGAAGCCAAAAGCGGGAACAAATCCGCACAAAGAGCATTAAAATTAGCGAATCAACCGGATCGATTCCTCTCGACCATACAGATCGGAATCACGTTAATCGGTATCCTTACCGGTCTTTATTCCGGGCAAGCCCTCGCTGGAGACTTGGCCGTATGGGTGGAAAAAATAGAGATGTTGCAACCTCACGCGTTACTAATATCCAAAACGCTCATCGTGATCGTCGTGACTTATCTCACGCTGATTTTCGGAGAACTCGTGCCCAAACGCATAGGAATGGTTGCCGCGGAAAGAATGGCAAAGTTAATTGCCGCCCCAATGGATATTCTTTCCCGTATAGCCTCACCTTTCGTGTGGTTACTCTCTGCCAGCACGTCATTCATGATGAGACTATTGGGATTGAATAAATCGGGAGAGAACAAAATCACGGAAGAGGAAATTAAAGCAATCATCCAAGAAAGTACCGCCGAAGGCGAGATTCAAGAAGTGGAGCAAGACATCGTGGAACGGGTGTTTAATCTCGGTGACCGGGATCTCGGCTCTATCATGACACACCGGAGTGATCTCATCTGGCTGAACATACAAGACAGCAACGAGACTCTACGAGAAACGGTAAACGCACATCTTCACACGATCTACCCAGTGGCAGACACGAAGCTGGACAATATCGTCGGAATTGTTTTTCTAAAAGACCTCTTCGGAAGAATGGAGGCTCCGGATTTTAACTTGAAATCTATCGTTCGTCCTCCCCAATATTTTCCTCAGAATCAAAGCGTGTACAACGCTATGGAGCACTTAAAACAAGGACATATAAAATATGGGCTGGTCACAGATGAATTCGGAAGTATCGAAGGTATTGTTACCTTACAAGATATTCTGAAAGCCTTGATCGGAGACTTGCCGGAACTTGGGGAAGAACCGGATATCGTGCAACGGGAAGATGGCACTTATCTCGTGGACGGACAATGCCCTTTCTATGACTTCTTGGCCCATTTCGACATGGAAAGTTTGTACGCAAATCACTATTATAACACCTTAAGTGGACTGATATTAAAGATTTTGGAACATATACCACAGACCGGAGAGAAACTGACCTGGTATAACTTCGAGTTTGAAATCGTGGATATGGACGCCGCTCGAATCGACAAAGTTCTTGTCAAAATAAACAAAGAAACTGACTAA
- a CDS encoding HdeD family acid-resistance protein, with the protein MTTTSATTSTGPKGFRWLYLILGIVLFVFGVGIIRHPVASYFGLAMYFSIVIIVIGISEIMNAFAGGNSRHWGWGLFIGLLDLIIGFILLIHPIITEDILPYIVGFILMFKSIDYIAESLQMSSLKIRGWGWIFIAGIITLFFSFMIVFYPLFGIFNIIIWTGLSFIFAGISSFVYAFVGRG; encoded by the coding sequence ATGACTACAACAAGTGCAACAACATCTACCGGTCCCAAAGGATTCAGATGGTTATATCTTATCCTGGGTATCGTGTTATTCGTTTTTGGTGTCGGCATCATCCGGCATCCGGTGGCATCTTATTTCGGACTGGCTATGTATTTCAGTATCGTTATCATTGTTATCGGAATCAGTGAAATCATGAACGCTTTTGCAGGCGGTAATTCCCGGCATTGGGGATGGGGATTGTTCATCGGGTTACTTGACCTGATTATCGGTTTTATCCTGTTAATCCACCCGATCATCACGGAAGACATACTTCCTTACATCGTCGGCTTTATCCTCATGTTCAAAAGCATTGATTACATTGCCGAATCATTACAGATGTCATCGCTAAAAATCAGGGGATGGGGATGGATATTCATAGCGGGAATCATCACCTTGTTCTTTTCCTTCATGATCGTCTTTTATCCCCTGTTCGGAATTTTCAATATCATCATCTGGACCGGCCTTAGTTTCATCTTTGCCGGCATCTCTTCATTTGTATACGCATTCGTGGGGAGAGGCTAA